One Helianthus annuus cultivar XRQ/B chromosome 7, HanXRQr2.0-SUNRISE, whole genome shotgun sequence genomic region harbors:
- the LOC110866514 gene encoding putative F-box protein At4g17780 produces MKDLPSLLILMKIILRLPAKEVIRCKAVSKEWLAYLSTPEFAKNNFRFLRVLGDQKIIALDKSSCAIRYVDVASPRCVLGNNIHIPFDCHTCNVIFLASLDGMVCVCLCNTGDLVVWNPLTRVFKMQRNSNYQGFYNMDDDSLGFCVDSAGDYKIVHIKCTHFRLTVNIYSFSEGSWSTPMFLIDSPYDIVVYSWSVGTFCRKSLYFVLTKFWCMGNTAVLRLDVESKVIENVGYPDTLSVESIGQLVTIRDELHMLVSIRMRSVDVQLWHLQNNTWSKVVSFVPRVFMPLMIGSSMHYIDGNNKLIIVHEWGDVAQINVRAKKMHGYFPIIFYTRHCRCKLY; encoded by the coding sequence ATGAAGGATCTTCCATCTCTGTTAATATTGATGAAGATTATTCTAAGACTTCCGGCAAAGGAGGTTATACGGTGCAAGGCTGTGTCTAAAGAGTGGTTAGCCTATCTTTCAACTCCTGAGTTTGCTAAGAATAATTTTCGTTTCTTGCGAGTATTAGGTGACCAGAAAATAATTGCTCTTGACAAATCATCGTGTGCGATTCGTTACGTTGATGTTGCATCTCCTAGATGTGTTTTAGGCAATAATATTCACATTCCCTTCGATTGTCATACATGTAATGTGATCTTTTTAGCAAGTTTGGATGGCATGGTATGTGTTTGCTTATGTAATACTGGTGATTTGGTTGTTTGGAATCCACTAACTCGTGTGTTCAAGATGCAGAGAAATTCAAATTATCAGGGATTTTACAATATGGATGATGATAGTCTTGGGTTTTGTGTTGACTCTGCTGGTGATTACAAAATTGTGCACATTAAATGCACTCATTTCAGGTTGACTGTTAACATTTATTCGTTTAGTGAAGGTTCATGGTCAACTCCAATGTTCTTAATTGATAGTCCATATGATATTGTTGTTTATAGTTGGTCCGTTGGGACGTTTTGTAGGAAAAGTTTGTATTTTGTACTGACCAAATTCTGGTGTATGGGTAACACAGCGGTTCTTCGTTTGGATGTTGAGTCGAAGGTAATAGAAAATGTAGGTTACCCAGATACATTGAGTGTGGAATCTATAGGTCAGTTGGTGACTATACGAGATGAACTTCATATGTTGGTTAGTATTAGAATGCGTAGTGTAGATGTTCAATTGTGGCATCTACAAAATAATACTTGGTCGAAAGTGGTGTCTTTTGTACCCCGTGTGTTTATGCCGCTGATGATAGGGTCATCTATGCACTACATTGATGGtaataacaaattaattataGTACACGAATGGGGTGATGTTGCTCAGATAAACGTAAGGGCAAAGAAGATGCATGGTTATTTTCCTATCATCTTTTACACAAGGCATTGTAGGTGCAAGCTATATTAA